Part of the Lycium ferocissimum isolate CSIRO_LF1 chromosome 6, AGI_CSIRO_Lferr_CH_V1, whole genome shotgun sequence genome, TGGGAAAGAAAAAGCAGACAGAATGTAACTATAACTATCATGATATAAGACCCTGTCTCAGGTCTCTTGCTACTTGGCTTTTTAATCCATCGAAATGAACAGAGCATTTAGAGCGCTCACCCCAAAACTTCTTAGAACTATGTATGTTCCTTGCTACCATAAAAAAGAGGTAAAAAACTAGACGTAAAAAAGTTATGCTGGCACAGTAACATTATAGAATTACAAGCTTGCAACCACAATGTCACAACCAGACagtaagtgttttttttttcttctctcttcttttaaTTACTTATGGCCAATATTAGTACAGCAAATTCCAATAAGTATAATCTTccgagaaataaaaaaagagcaATTGAAGTTGAACCAGCCAAACGGAGCAACCAGCAAGATGAAGCCaatcaaaaaattgaaaagcctGGGACAAGGTGTCCAATACCATAAGGTCCAGGAAACAAAGTCGGCTGGAGCAACACTCCATCTCTATGATCACTTGGGTCCCTCCCAGTCAGCATAGTCAATCAGCAAGTCCTCACCCGAACAAGGAACAGCGCCATTCTGAAACCGCAATCCAATAAACAATAATTCCCATTAAAACTGAAAATGAGTATAGTAGATTAGTTTTTCACTCACAATGGAAGGTAATCTGCTGATTGATCTTGAAATTCCATTGTCAAAAAAGTCCACTGCCAGTTCAAGTTGTAAGAGCATAATAGTTCAACAAAAAGAGGAGGAGTCACATAACATAGACTATAGCATATCTACTATAAGCCAGGAGCGGTTAAAGGGATGATAAGAAGGAACAAGAAACAAGTTCTTTTGGTCCGAAGCATTCAACCAACCTATTATCAGCTTCAAAGGAATTAATAACTGCAGACTTGCTCATTAGCAAGATCTTGTGACCAGATAGAGAGTGGTACACCTTCAAGTATCACCTTGCAGCCAGATAGACTGTGGTATGCCTTCAAGTATCACCAGTAATCACCACATGAACAAGATCCGTCTTTGAAATGGTGGAACCGGTTAATATCTCTAATAATGATCTCCCTAGAGACAATTTTACAAATGAACTTGAATGCTGTATGGCAGTCCAAGCAAATCCGAAGGTTCTTCTTCACTCTAATAGGAGTACCAGGAGGAGTAGCAATCAGCCCAAATGCAACAGCTAGTTTCTCACTATGATAGGAGAGAAGAATCTCCTTTTGTCTCCTCTCTACATCATGGAGGTCAATATCAACCATAGGAACATAAGCAGCTTTAGCCATTAGTTGTCCCAACTCCTCCAGTTTGGCATATATTTCATCACTTCGCGAATGGCTTCTGTCTCCAACTATAAATGTGTAAATACTATCTTTGACTTCTATCCAACTCATACCGGGTTCCTTCTTTACTCTACTGTCCTTCATGAGTCTTCTTACTTTTGCGACATCCCCCCACAACCCAACTGATGCATAAATATTTGCAAGAAGAACATGAGTGCCAGACTTCTCTGGTTGTAGATCAAAAAGCATTTCAGCAGCATGTTGTCCTACCTCTACATTCTTGTGGATTCTTGCAGCACCAAGAAGTGCACCCCAGACAGATGCATTAGCTTCAAAAGGCATCTTATTTACGAGATCAATAGCATCATCTAGTTTCCCTGCTCGGCCCAGGACATCAATCATGCATGCATAATGCTCTTGAGTTGGTTCAATCCCAAACGAGTCTTTCATTGTTTTGAAAAACTTCTTGGCTTCTGCAACTAAGCCAGCATGATTACATGCATAAAGGACACTAACTAATGTTATGTGATTTGGAGATACACCATCTTTCAACATCTCATCAAATAAATGAAGCGCCTCTTTTGCATGCCCATGTTGCGCAAGTCCTCCAATCATTGCGGACCATGAAACGATACCTTTCTTACGAACCTCATGGAAAGCACAGCTAGCATCCTCTATACTTCCACACTTGGCATACATGTTAACTAGAGAGTTACCAGCAAACACATCTGACATGAACCCAAACTTCAACACATGAGTATGTATTTGTTTACCCTGTTCGTACGCTGATAGATTTGCACATGCATTTAGGAGAGAACTGCATACAAATGAGTCTGGCTTAAGACCCATGTCCTGTAACTTCTGATAAAGTTTCATGGCTTCTTCACCTTGACCAAGTAGAGCATAAGCTGTTATGAGAGAGGTAAATGATGGCAAATCCGGAATAGGGCACTCGTCAAAAATTCTAGCTGCATCATCCAGCTGGTTACATTTTCCATAAGAATCAACAAGACTGTTTATGACAAATGTGTCACAAAGAAATCCCGACTTAACAGAGAGTGCATGGACTTGTTTGCAGACATTGGCAACCTGTAAGCCTGCGGCAGAGTTGAGGATGGCAAGTAAAGTTGTCTGATCAAATCCAATTCCTTGGGTGAATGTCTGAATAAAAAGGTCTAGACATGCATTGTCTGCCTCATTCTGCGAGTAACCAGAGATCATAGCATTCAACGCAATTAAGTCCTTCCcgggcatcatatcatagatcAACCTCGCTTCCTGGGTTAAATTACACTTGCAATACATATCAATAAGACCAACACTCACAAATGGATCCAATATGATATCTTTCTTTATCAAAAGAGAGTGTAATCCTTTACCCAACTCAGGGAGCTCGAGTGCAGCACAAGCCTTGAGAGCACTCGATAATGTGAACATATTTGGCCAAATTCCTGACCTTCTCATCTGATTCAACATATCTATAGCCTGGCATTGACATTCATGAAGAACACAACCAGCAATAATAGCATTCCACGAAACAATGTCACGTACCACAATTCCCTCAAAAACAGTAACAGCATCCTTAAGGTCTCCCCCTTTTGCATACATGTCGACAAGTGCATTCGACGAGAAAGGATCAGATTCATACCCGAGCTTCACCAAATACCCGtgaattttctttccttcaacaATATCTCCTAACCCAGTACAAGCATTCAGTATATTAGATAAGCTATATTCATCAGGTCTAACTCCACTACCAATCATGTCACGAAACATACACATCGCCTCactaaaaaaatcattttgtgtgtaacaagaaaacaaagcaTTCCAAGAAACAACATTTCTTTCGGGGATTTCGTCAAATAACATCCTAGAATCTACAAGGTCCCCACATTTCGCGTACATAACAACCAAAGTATTCGCGACGAAAACATCAGTATCAAAACCCGTAACCACAACAACCCCATGAAGTTGCTTACCCAAAAAGAGTTCTTTCTCAATAGAACATGCCTTAAGAACACTAGGAAAAGTGAATTCATTACATTTAAGACCTAAAGAATGCATTTTTATGAAAGCCCAAATAGCATCTTTACCAAAACCATACTTTGTATAACCAGAAATCAAAGATGACCAAGAAACTAAATCTGGTTCAGGACTTTCATCAAGCAGTTTCCATGCATAGTGAAAAACACCACATTTAGAGTACAAATTAACTAAATGGTTCCTATGTTTAGAATCATTGGTTAATCCAAGTTTAGTTAAATGGGCTTGGATTTGAAAACCTGGGGTTAAAGACTTAGTTTGGGAAAGCTGTGAAAGAAGCTTTGTGTAGGAAATAATAGAGTTTTTGGTTCCTTCTATAAAGCTTGAAAAAAGCCTGTTTTTGTTTTGTAAGTGTGATACATTGGAGAGTCTTGAAAGTTTGAATTGAAGGTGATGAAGGGGAGTTCTTAGGCGGTAAACGTTTGTCATTCTTGATTTGAAAGTTGGTTTTGACCAGCAAGATTGGCTCCGTCATGGACTTATTGGGTTCGGACTTTGGAGTTATCGGGTCggattagatttttttttttttgggggagatttcaataatatacaacctagcatataaaattatatctgtgtagtcatatttttaaattacacccCGTATAGCTACTTTTTCataatatacaacattatacaataatatagaACTTTATATATCTGAGATagataatgtatcaaccttgtataaaagtgtataatatgTATAGAGTgcataataatgtataagagatATTTATATCCATGAAAATTCAAttgtatacaacaatatataacattttttcaattatattATCACTTGTGTTATATTCAAGGTACTCCAGGATGATGGAATCACAGGCTTTTGCAGTGACGGTACAAATTGAGTCTAATATTACAAACATGAGCTATTTcgggtaattattttttctaaatagtCATAGagaattattttcctttttttgtagggaaaacaacacaaaataccAGAAAAGGTAAAATATTTACCTATACCTGGCCCCATGAAATCTAATTACAAACAGCACCCGTACGGCATTGTCAATTTACTCGAGTACACCCTTTTTGCGGCTTCAGTTAAATTCGCTTTTGTCCGTTACAAAATGCAATTCACGTCTCCTTTTCTCCTGATTTTGTTTTCTATTGtcttttttatcatttttccttttaatttcctttcctcGTAGTTGGCTTtgtcttttatttgttttctcttaattttcttttccttttttcttttttctttttttggttagGGTATCTTCTTATTTTTCTGTCCACTTTTGTATTCtggtcttttttttctttttaaagataaaaatattaactacttatttttaatttagtaaatatgaaaaaattaaataatgagactacaacaagaaataactaagaaaaattcaaagtcAATAACTTATTtagtaaaaatttaaattaatagaaaatatatttttataagtaatttttttctcttttgaaaatgaaaatatgactcttatctttttacaaaattaacttgctaaaaaataattaaaatatcaaaattaagcTTAAACTCCATTtgtcgtatttttttttcttttgaaggaaTGATCATGTCCTTTAGGATACTCtatcaatatatgatatataccatataAGTATCATAAAAGAGTGAAGAgcttttttgaaggaatgaactattcttttatgataccatatttgtatatgatatataccatttGAGTATCATATAAGACTGAGaagtaattttttgaaaacattactGAATAtccctaaaatataaaaatatttaaccccccccccccccccgttcTTCTAAAGTAATTTCACTTCTACCCTCACCGGGTGGAAATATTTACCCAACATATTCCTCGGCCAAACCCCTTCCTCCGTGATACTATCGCAAAGATATTGATATATCATGGTATTATGGAGGACTGAaacagtcctccatgataccatctcaatatatttatataccatgatggtaccATGGTCTTgaggagtgtctcattgaaggactgaagtagtccttcatgataccatcacggtatatgtatataagacgatggtatcatagagatttttttttcgaGAAAAGTGTCTTTTGAATAATGAACATgatcatccataataccatcatggtattatggaggactaagagaaggactgaagcatctaccatgataccatctcagtgaGAGTAACTAATTAATTGATAATCAGTTTGTCAATATCAACCTCGACGCACGAGTTCTCCTTGCATTCTCCCTCATCTATTTGAGATTGAAGGGGAAGCATATATAGTTACTCCACTTGATGAAAAGAGCTACAGAGTGTAATGTAGGCTCTTACATAAAGGATAAATAGTTACAACAACGGAAATTTAAATGGAGTTCATGAAATCAAAGCAAATGGGAATTGATTGAGATTTTGGATCTTGAAGCTATTGGGAACATAGGGTTCTCAAACTTGAGCATAAGGCTTGAAGCATCATGTATTCTTGATCCATAAATACTTCTATTTTAGAGGCGAAGTTTTATGTGGGAGGATGTGTCCTCTGACTCCACCAGACAATAATACTAGAAAGTAGTTAAGATGATACAGAGATATCTTAAAGGCACAGAGAATATTCCTTGTCTTGTCAAGGAATTGAGGAGATTTAGATGAGAGAAAATCTAAATCTGAGTATGTTTTTCTTGCTATtgagaatataaaatatattgataTTAAGTGTAATTTTGTGTCAGAGACATAGTTTTACATAGAGAAGTGAACATGAAGTACATCTCGACGCATCACTTGATAGTAGACTTATTACCAAAACTCATAGCATTTGTTGCTtatgaatgatatgatatcaTTGGGTTTGCGTAGTGCTGatgcatttatatttttttaatacttcCTGCTCATGTTCAAGTAAAACTGCATTTTGAGATAAATGTTAGTTAATGcctaaattatttatttttgttgcttcATATACATAAGATGTTATttatgttgacacccaattttggccctccacATGTTTAATTAATTAGTCAAGCTTCTTAGATTTtcaataaagtaaaatatatttttcttgcaaAGGCAGAAATGTTTTCAGCATTATCTTGCCATTTTATTTAGCAAAATTATCCctcatatatattatgtatgttttACATATAATTTTTAGTATCAATTATGTTTATCAATTTATGTAAAAATCAAGTGTTCAAATTGAGCATGTATTTTTAATTATCAAATTCAAGCCATTCACGATTTAACCACTATAATTAGTCTCTtttgcaaataaatattttactttgtttaaGTTAAAAagcttaattaattattaaatgaTTAATTTGTCTCGAGTTTATTTCGAATTTGTTATGTCTTACAAAGTGTTATATGTTAAACACAAATGTGTGTCCTTTCTAATGCAAATCTATGCAAATATGTCCATCTTCAATCACTTCTGAGCCCACCTAAATTAATTTGATCAGCCCACCCATAACCTTAACCGATCCAGCCCACTTTTTCAATAAACACCTAAATCCCCTTTTCCTCCTTCAATTTAACGAGGCACGACCCCAACTCCCAAACCCTAACCACTTCCcatttttcatccatatttttcAACAGATTTGTGCCAAAGTCTTCTCCCCTAGTTGTAGCCATGTCATCGGTGTTGTTTACCTCTCCTATCCACGCCCCTTCACCTTTTCTTACACGAAATCAGCCTCAAAAGCCTTCAAGTCAGTAGAAAATGTGACGAATCCCAGAGGATCCGGGGATTTGCTGGCAATATCAAttttttcaaccaaaatcatcaattcttgtacttgttggttgttccatttctttttttttttttcaatcaaacCCTCACCCCTCCTtggatgattttcaaatttcaaatacccTCTTATTTTAGTCTAAATACATGGTCTTGGTGACCATCTAGATAGAGATTCATCTCcccaaaaatctgaaaaacAATTACTGCTTTTGTTCTCTGATTTCTCAACTTGTTTTTCTCATCTTTATTCACTCTCGTGCCTTGCTTATATTCGAATACTAAAACTCGAGTGTTGCAGTGAAAGTAAGGATTCATCATCGACTTAGCCTCAGTCGCTGCAGGGTACAAAGGTAATACTCTTTAAATATTCACTATCTTTTGATTCTGTTGAGGTCGTGGTAATTCGATTAGTTCGTATGCACAAATGTGTTCTTCCAGTACCTTTTTCCAGTTTataagtatctttttttttttgtgccttCTAGTGCATTGAGTGGTAGATAATTTCTCAAGTTATTAGCTCTGTGTGATTTTTAAAGTTGGTCTGAAGTATGGTTATGAATGTCGGTTTTTGCTTGTTAGTTGCTGTAAAATTTGAATCATATGTTCCAAACTCAGTGCCTAATGTTTAGTTATTTCCTTTAAAAGAAGCAAGTATGAACATTCCGTAGTTCTGAATCTATTATTTAGGGTGTTAATGTGTTAGTTCTGTTTTAGTTTAAACTCATTTCGAGCCAAATTTCATATAGAGTTCGGATAAAcgtttgtctttttttttttaattccttatTCTGGTTCAAAGGCTTAAATAGTTTTGTTAAGATAATTAATCTCTCTAAGTGAACTGTTTAATgtaatgaaatatatatatatctttttttttttaaagagtctTTTCTTGAACACTGATTTGCCCATCTGACAGTAAGGTTTGTATATCTTTTAATCATGTTAGCAGTTACCAACTAATTAGTTTTAGGGATATCAATAAGGGTAGCTAATCAACTTGACTTTAATGCGCAGTTGTATGCTAATAGCATTGATTATTCAGCGTTCAAAGTAGATTTCCATGAATAAATTCGCAGAGCATATGTAATAATTTTCCACCTCTATATTGAGATTCAGTTTGAGTCTTGCCCACTTAGAATAAAATCTGTTGAAAACTTGTTTCTGATCGCAAAGTTTGAAAACTTTAGTTTGAGGTTTGTTGTTGTGATTGTCACGTTAAAAAGAAATTTCCACTTTGTGAAAGTTTTAGAAAGCATAAATCTGTATTCTACACCTTTGGTATGATaatttcaattcttgattagtcTCATTAATATCATttctaattattttcttttctaattacTTCGTTTATAATAATTGGGATGTTTCGGAAAAAGAAGGGTAACACAACGGAGGTTAGAGGACCATTCATCTTCCCCTATTTACTATCTTTACATATAAAAACAACAAATTTTTACTGAggacttccttttttttttttttttggtaaagtaataaaatttcattagtaaagcatcaagaagatgcCAGGTTACAGATGGGCAAAAAACTGCTTCAAACAAAACATGAAGCAGACTTAGCAAAAACCTGTAGAATAATCTAAAGATATCCTATCTCTACCGTACTAGAGAAAGGGAGCCAACAAAATCCAGAAAGTTATCCACACTGTTTACAGGGGCAAAAAAATGCCAACTAAAAAGACTAACTAAACATCTAGACTTTAAAATGCAAATATGAGTTGAGATTCCATCAAAGCATCTACAGTTTCTCTCCTTCGATAGGATCAAGAAAATTACTGCTGGGATCATTCGCCAGATCCTTTTGATGGACTTGTCAACTCTCCAGAGTATCCAGCTAGCATAGGCATCTTTGATGTTGAAGGGCATTACCCATTAGAGACCAAACATAGAATAGAAGAAATACCAAAGGCTAGGTGCTGCAAGGCAGTGCAAAAATAGATTGTTGACACTTTCATTGGTCTACTTGCACATGGCACATATGTTAACGACGATTACACCTCTCCTCCTGAGATTATCTTGTGTTAGGCATGCTTCCTTCAGTGCAGTCTAAGTAAAGCAAGTAACTCTGAAAGGCTGTCTAGCTCTCCATACAAGCTTCCAAGGCCAGACCTCTAAAAGGCTATTTTGAGAACTCTAGTAGTTGTAACATTCCTTCACAGTGAAAATCTTTTCCTTAGAATTGTCCTAGAGGATTCTGTCTTTGAGATTCTGCCACCAAAGTACTTTGTCCCAATCTTtctaggagagaaagaaaatcaTCAACTTCCCAATCCTATAGGTTTCTCATAAAAATTGGTGTCCAACAGTTGTTATCTCTACATTGAGCTAATGTTGCTTCTTTGTTAGAAGCTATCAGAAGTAGTGAAGGAAATGAGTCTTTTACTAAAGTTTCCCCAAGCCATTTGTCTTGCCAAAATCTGATCTCGAGCCCATTTCCAGCCTTGAATGAGACATTCTGGAAGAATTCCTCTTGGAGACTACTGATGTGCTTCCATACTCCAACACCATGTGGTTCATTGCTTCTCTTTGCAGTCCAGTGGTCTTGAATATCATATTTagctttgatgatttccttccAGTACCCTGCCTCATTTTAACCATATCTCCAAAGCCACTTCATGAGTAGGCTATTGTTATGAAGCTTAAGATTTCTGATTCCCAGCCCCCTTTTCCCTTTGGGTTGAATAACTAATTGCCATTTGACCAAAGAGAATTTGTGAGTAATACCGTTACCCTCCCATAGAAATTTCTTTCTCAGCCTGTCAATTTGCTTTAGAACTGAGCTTGGCATAGGGAAGAGTGACATACAGTAAGTGGGAATGCTATCTAGGACACTGTTGATGAGGGTGAGCCTACCTCCCAATGAGAGGTATTGCATCTTCCAAGTGGCTAGTCTTTTCTCCATTCTTTCAATGACTCCACTCCATATCCCAGATGATTTGAATTTAGCACCCAAAGGAAGTCTCAAATGGGTGGTGGGAAAGGAGCACTCGTTTTTCATAAAATAAGAATGTCAAAAGAGCTTCTAGGTTGGCCACTTCATTCGGATATATAGTGCTCTTAAGCATATTGAtataaagtctagaaatagccTCAAAGATCATAAGAGTGGTGTTGAGATTAGAGACTCCGCCGACAATCACTCCACAAATATAAGGGTGTCATCCGAGGTAGAAGGATTTCGCCCACTAGGAACCCTTGAATCCACCGGTTCTTTGGCCTTTGCCTAACAAAGAGATAATCCTTCCATGGCAATGATAAAGAGGAAAAGAGATAATGGATCCCCCCGCCCGAGTCccttgagaaaagaaaaaacccAACCGGACTTCTCACCGTAATTGAAAACTTCACCGTCGAAATACGTAAATAAATCCACCTTATCCACCTTTCCCTAAAATCCATTTGCTTCAAAATGTTGACTAAATAAGCCAAGTTAAGCCGATCAAAAGCTTTCTCAATATCCAATTTGCATAGGATCCCGCCCTCCACTTTTAATTTTTCCGCCTAGCACTTCATTGCAATCATGGATGCATCGCTGATCCGCCTATTCTTTAGAAAAGCACTCCGTCCGTAAACTAATGAATCCACTACTTTTTTCAACCTCTCAGCTAGAATTTTGGCCAGCAATTTGTAGACACTGCTTATAAGACTTATAGGCCTATAATCTCTAAGTTCTACAACACCTTTCTTCTTTGGGATCAGAGCAATGAATGAGGCATTGCATGATCTCACCATTCTgatgaaagaaattaaaagttGCTAGCAAGTTTGCTTTGATGAAGTTCCATGATTTCTGAAAGAAGGCCATAGTGAAACCATCGGAGGCCTGGAGCTTTGTCGTGGGCACAAGTCATGAGAGCTTCTCGATCTCCAATTCGGTGAAAGGAAGTTCAAGTGCCCTCTTTATCAATCAGAGCCGAGACTTCTGCGTACCTTCAAAGACAAATTTCGAGGGTCTCTAAGATTCAGTCTCTTTGTAATTTATTGATAGTACTCAAGAATACCATCCTTgatcttttctttatcttaaaTTACTTCATTCTCTATTTTGAGTCTGTTAATGGAATTGCCCTTTCTATGTGATTTGGCCATTCTTTGGAAAAACTTTGTATTCTTATCCCCCTCTTTCAACtataaacatcttgatttttaTCTCCATGATATCTCTTGCCGGTTGCTATTTGTTGAAGTTTAAGTTTAAGATTCAATGTCCGACCTTTCTCTTCGTAGAGAGAGTTCCGAGCTCAGCCTAACTCGATCCAGCCTTTTCCCGAGCTCTTTTCGAGTGCCTTGTTCCTTTGAGTTTCAATTCTTCCATAAACCTCCTTATTCCATTTAGTAATGTCTGTCTTGAGATTCCTTAGTTTTTGCATTGGCACAAAGTCCGGGGTGCCTAATACAGTGTAAGAATTCAACCAT contains:
- the LOC132059425 gene encoding pentatricopeptide repeat-containing protein At5g04780, mitochondrial-like → MTNVYRLRTPLHHLQFKLSRLSNVSHLQNKNRLFSSFIEGTKNSIISYTKLLSQLSQTKSLTPGFQIQAHLTKLGLTNDSKHRNHLVNLYSKCGVFHYAWKLLDESPEPDLVSWSSLISGYTKYGFGKDAIWAFIKMHSLGLKCNEFTFPSVLKACSIEKELFLGKQLHGVVVVTGFDTDVFVANTLVVMYAKCGDLVDSRMLFDEIPERNVVSWNALFSCYTQNDFFSEAMCMFRDMIGSGVRPDEYSLSNILNACTGLGDIVEGKKIHGYLVKLGYESDPFSSNALVDMYAKGGDLKDAVTVFEGIVVRDIVSWNAIIAGCVLHECQCQAIDMLNQMRRSGIWPNMFTLSSALKACAALELPELGKGLHSLLIKKDIILDPFVSVGLIDMYCKCNLTQEARLIYDMMPGKDLIALNAMISGYSQNEADNACLDLFIQTFTQGIGFDQTTLLAILNSAAGLQVANVCKQVHALSVKSGFLCDTFVINSLVDSYGKCNQLDDAARIFDECPIPDLPSFTSLITAYALLGQGEEAMKLYQKLQDMGLKPDSFVCSSLLNACANLSAYEQGKQIHTHVLKFGFMSDVFAGNSLVNMYAKCGSIEDASCAFHEVRKKGIVSWSAMIGGLAQHGHAKEALHLFDEMLKDGVSPNHITLVSVLYACNHAGLVAEAKKFFKTMKDSFGIEPTQEHYACMIDVLGRAGKLDDAIDLVNKMPFEANASVWGALLGAARIHKNVEVGQHAAEMLFDLQPEKSGTHVLLANIYASVGLWGDVAKVRRLMKDSRVKKEPGMSWIEVKDSIYTFIVGDRSHSRSDEIYAKLEELGQLMAKAAYVPMVDIDLHDVERRQKEILLSYHSEKLAVAFGLIATPPGTPIRVKKNLRICLDCHTAFKFICKIVSREIIIRDINRFHHFKDGSCSCGDYW